The Ascochyta rabiei chromosome 3, complete sequence genome segment AAGCTCCAGCGCATGCGCCTCGCCGCCATCCATCGGCATCCGCATACCACCCAAGCCCACACACACTCCCCCTCCCCCCCTCTCCGTCTCTCACAGCAGGTGCGCCGCGCCGCCCGACGCCACGATGGTGTTCCTCGGCATCTACCGCGCACTCTACGACTATGTGCCTCAGAGCGACAACGAGATTGCGCTGACCGAGGGCGACCTGCTGATGGTCGTGGAGAAGTCGGCCGACGACGACTGGTGGAAGGCCAAGAAGAAGGGCCACGACgaggagcaggaagagcccgAGGGCCTCATCCCGAACAATTACATCGAGGAGGTATGTCGCAAACACACCCTTGCCCAGGCTCCCGCCATTGACCCTGCTCCGCTAGGCCGACCCCGTCTCCCACGCCAAGGCTCTCTACGACTACACGCGCCAGACCGACGAAGAGCTGTCGTTCCAGGAAGACGCCATACTCGACGTGTACGACGTCTCCGACCCCGACTGGGCCCTGGTCGGCTTTGGCGGCGACTACGGCTTCGCTCCTGCCAACTACATCGAGCTCGTCAAGGGTGGAGCgccggcggcagcagcagcagcagcagcagcaacagcagcaccaccagcaccgccCGCAGCGACATCGCCCGGCCTGCCCAACCGCCGTGCCATTCCTGCAGCGCCCGAGTCCGACGACGAGCAGGATCCCCCCACACCAGACAGTCCTCCGCGCCCGAGCCCCGCCGCTGCCCTTGCCGGCATCATCCAGAAGAAGTCGGAGCAGACAGCGCCGCGCTCGACCATCTCGCCTCCACCAAACGTGAGCGCTGCCCCTCGAAAGCGCGTCCAGTTCACGCCCGAAGAGTCCGACGAAGAGGCCCCGCCACCTCGCCTGCCCAACCGCCGTGCTTCGCAGACGCTCTCGCCCGAGCCGCAATATGCCTCTGCGCGCTCTCCTTCGCCCGACCGCGTCAGGTCGCCCCCAACACGGAGCCGCACGTTCGATGCCTACGACCCCCCGCCGCGCGACCCCTCGCCAAACACACCGCTCTCAGGCTCCGGCTACCATCTCTACAACATCTACGAGTACCTGACGCAGCCTGGGAAAAACAAGAAGATGCCCATCACGCTAGGCATCAATATCCCCCGAGGCATGATCATGATGGCTCCAGAGAAGGCGCGCGACGGCCCGCAAGAGGAGTGGTCGGCAGACAAGATGGAATACTACTCGCAGGAGGGGAAGCACATCTTCATGGAGCTGAAGCAGCCGAGCAAGAGTGTAGATCTCCACTGCGGCGCCAAGGACACTGCCACAGAGATCATGTCGGCGCTGGGCGAGCTGGCAGGTGCTGCCAAGGGCGCAGGTCTGCGCGAGGTGCTTGCTGCAGGCTCCGGACACTCCAACGTACAGAAGAAGGGAGTCATGCTCTTCGACTTCATGGCCCAGGGCGACGACGAGGTCACCGTAGGTCTGGGTGATGAGATCCTGCTTCTCGACGATTCCGCCAGCGATGAGTGGTGGAAGGTCCGGCGATTGAAAAACGGCAAGGAGGGTGTCGTTCCAGCTAACTACGTCGAGATCACAAAGACTGTCCCCGCTTCCACTCCCGCATCTGTCGCTCGATCTGGGACAACCGCCGGTCGATCCGTCGTGGACCAGAACAGACGGGACGAAGAGGACATGGCTCGTCAAGCTTCGAGACGAGACAGGCCAAGGAGTGATGCGCGAAGTGATCAGGTAGGACCCGGTCTGCCTTTACCCGCCCGTGGTTCTAGTCTTCTGCAAACAAGCTCTGACCATCCTCGTCCTTCACAGAGATCAAGCATGCGTGAGAGCTCCGCCAGAGACTCCAAGTCCTCGTCGTCTAAGCCATCGTCCAAGTCGTCTTCCAAGCCAAGTAAGTGTCTGCCCACGCGGCCTCGTCTGTACCTTGCTAACCATGCTTGAGACGCTTCGAAGCTGCGCACATGGACCGATCGTTCCGGCTCCTTCAAAGTCGAAGCCGAGTTTATCCTGCTCAAGGAAGGCAAGATTCACTTGCACAAAGTCAATGGCGTTAAGATTGCTGTGCCAGTTACGAAAATGTCAGTCGAAGACTTGGAATACATTGAGCAAGTCACAGGCGAGTCGCTGGACGACGACAAACCACTCTCGGACATCAAGAAAAAGAGTACCCTCCGCGCCAACGAGAGGGGTGCTGCCTCATCGCCTGGTATCTCGGTTCAGAAGAAGCCGAGCTATGACTGGTTCGATTTCTTCCTAAAGTGCGGCGTCAATCCTCAGATCTGCGAGCGCTATGCCCAAGCTTTCGAGAAGGACCAGATGGGCGAAGAGAACCTGCCAGATATCACACCTGCCCTTCTACGCACCCTGGGGCTTAAGGAAGGCGACATCCTTCGTGTGACCAAACACCTAGACAGCCACTACAACCGTAGTGCTGGTGAAGCTAGCGCAGAGGGTGCTGCTGGAGGACTGTTCTCTGGTCCCGGTGGCACCTTGCGAAACAACACCCGGAAGGGACGTCCAGCTCCGCCTGTAGAGACGAGTAACGAGATCGACCCAAAGGCGTTCGAGCAAAAGTCGGACGAGACCGTGAAGAAACCGACAGATGCTACCAGAACTCCACTGGCATCTGCCCCTGTTCCAGAGAAGAGGTCAGAGGCGGCTAATGGATTTGACGATAATGCATGGGACGTCAAGCCTACCAGGCAGAccgcaccagcaccagcaacagcagcctCACCGCCTCCAGCGCAGACGGCGCCGCCTGCACCGAAACCGCCTGCACTGACTGGCTCGATGAATGACCTGTCTCTGCTGGACATGCCCGCACTTAAACCTGAAGAAATGCCAAAAGCACCAGCCCCGACCCCTGCACCGGCTCCCGCTCCCGCTCCCGCAGagcctgctcctgctcctgctccacCATCCCAGCCGACAGGAGCCACAATGTCTCTGTTCGATCAAGTTGCTGCCATCAAGGCGATGACGCAGCCTCAGAGCATGGCGCCACCACGGATGCGACCCCAAGCTCCCCAGCAGACTGGACCCGGTGGGCTCATTGCTCCCCCACCACAGCGATCCACTTCTGCGCCGCAGAACCCGCAGCAGAACAGTGCTTTTGGTCCTCCACCGGCTCTCATGCCCCAGCTTACTGGCTACCAAGGCAACTCAAACATGCCGCAGATGGCTCCTCCCGGACAAAGCTTGAGCGACCAGCAGAACATGCTGAACATGCAGCGAATGCAACAACAGATGACTGGCTTCCCGCAACAGAACTCTGGATACAACCACTTCCCGCAGAACGGACTGATAGCTCAACCAACAGGCTTCCCACCACCCCAGAATGGGTTCGCGCCCTTCCAGCAGCCACAACCCACCGGTTTCCAGCAGCCAATGCAGACCGGATTTGGCCAGCAAGGCTTCCAGCAAGGTTTCGGAAACGGCAGCCCATTCGCAGACCCACCACGGGCGCCATTCCAGCCTCAGCCCACGGGCTACCACTCTTTCCAGCCATCGCCGCTCAACCCCCAGGCTACGGGTGTCAACCAATTCCTCCCTCCAGCTCTCCAGCCTCAGCCTACCGGGTTTGGACAGAGCCCCCCTCCCATGCCGCCGATGCCGCCGATGCCATCGATGCCCACAGCGCAGGCGTTGGTGCCGCAAAAGACTGGCCCTGCCCCAGCCATCCGATTCGGAGTACAGCCGGCAAAGAAGTTGGCACCGCAGCCAACGGGGAAGGCCAGCCTTGCCAATGCTAGTACGTCACTTTCTCGGTACTCATTCTTCGAACATGAACTGACTTGTATCCCAGCTCCTCAGAACCCCTTTGGCTTTTAGTTGGTGGTCAGTTCCTCTTGAACCTTGTTGCATGTGACCTGGTTCTTGTTGCATGCGACCTGGTTCTTGTTGCATGTGACCTGGTTCTTGATCGTTAGGCATCTTCACTGCGCATCCGCATGTACATAATTCGACTTGGGTCTTGGCTTGGTTCTGGAGGGAGGAGTCGAGCTGGACCCTATTATATTGATTTTCTGGTTAGCATTCGCTGCTGTCGCATGTTTGTGTTGTCGTTGGATTGTAATTTGCAGCTGTTTTGGGGCGGAGTAGGATATTTGGAAGACGCACGACAGAGCTAGAGCAACACGAGCGGCAGGCAATCGGACCTTTTTGCGGCATCATCTGGCCTGCACTCACGACTTTCCTCTCTGCAAGTCAGGGTATAAGCTGCTCGTAGACAGTAACTAGGGCGAAAGCATGATGTTCTATACATCAAACACTCGTGGCAGCTGCCAGACGGCTGTCCAACATCGTTCATCCCTTCACCCTTTGTCGCAACCAAGCTTTTGCCAAGCAGAGCTTAGCAGCCTGGAAGCGCATCGGTGGAGCATCAGTGGCTGAACCGTGCCGCGCGACCCAGTTCCCAGTGACGAAGCATCTGCGCCGCAAATATCTAAACgcgcagcgcagcgcagcgcagccAACCTACCCAGCCAGCACCACGGCTTGCGGGCTCCTGAACAGCGCAGCTCGTGCGAAGAACGGCCGAAGCCATACCGCGGCAGAGTCTGTCGCAGGGAAGTCGCCGGGAGTGTGGCGCTGAGCTGTGTCAAGAGCTGACGATGGGTCAAAGCCCCGGGCTGCTCGCGCCCAATCCGCTTTCGAGCGCACGCAGGCATCGGTCGGCTCGGGATGTGGCTAAACAAGTGCGTAGGTCCAATGTGACGGCGCGTTCTGTGGTGTGCATGTGGCAGCTGAGCGGCTTTAAAGACGATCGACTTCCCCCGATCCATCCAATCCACTCCACTTGTTTCTCGCAAGCTTCCTTCCTACACCTCGCCCTTTACCCTGCGACCTCGCTGCACGTTTCTTACCGAGAGACATCCTCGATCTCGCTTCGCCTTTCCGCTCGTGCAACGCCCACCATCACCCCTTAAGCTTTTGCCCAGCACGCTCAAAGCTTGGCCTTGGAGCTCTCCCCGCGTTGCCGTGCTGTTGCATCACCGATAATCACAGACCGAACCAATACAGCGCATTCGTATCGCAGAGCAAAGCTTGACGTCAGCGAGTCTCGAGTTTCCTCCTGCAACACTTTTTTCCTTGTCGCAAATCGCCTAACATCTACGCTCTGAGACGCTCGAACGAGTAAAACCAGACCCACAATGTCGGCGCAAGGATACTACCAAGGCGGCCAGCAGCCGCAGTACCCGCAGCAGTCGTGAGTGCATTCATCCCCTCTCTCTACACCACGCTCTCCCAACAAACATCTCATTCCTTCGCATCCCCCGAGCGAGAGAATTCCAAACTGACAAACCCCCCACAGCTACGGCCCGCCACAGGGACAAATGAACTACGGCCCCCCGCCtccacagcagcagcagtactACCCCCCGCAGCAGCAGATGGGCTACCAGCAGGGCCCCCCGCCCAAGCAGAAGAAGGACAGAGGCTGCCTGGGCAGCTGTCTGGCAGTGCTGTGCTGTTGCTTCGTGTGCGAGGAGGGCTGCGAGTGCTGCTTAGACTGCTGCGAGTGTGCCGAGGACTGCTGTTAAGCTAGTTAGGTCTCATGGACGAAGTTTCGTGATGGCGGGATAGGCGCTggtgaggaggaggaggaggaggaggacgacgacgacgacgacgacgtcaTTGGTGGATGGGTAGAAGCGCAATGCGTAGTCGGAAGCGCATGACATGACGATCGAGGCATCTTCGGGGCGCGCGGGGCGGGAGGCGAGGACGCAGACATACCTGAGACACGCACTGTCAACTTTATTTCCTTCTTCATCCCTATCTTTtcctttttttctttttttttttttccccTTTATTTTCTATCGACGTTTGTTCACCACGTATCCACGCTTCTTCTTGGGAATCAACAATCTCGCCCTTTCCACCCCCCTCCTCGCCTTCCTCTTGCAACAGTGTTCCGCTCGCTGCACGCTTAGACGTCATCGGCCGACTCCCCAGCTAAACTGAATAGTAGATCCAACCAATCTGCAGCACGGCTATCCGCGCACCCACACACACAGAGGAGCAAGGTGCTGGAGATTCCAGTGTCGATCTAGGGTCCCGATCGCAATGAACAGGCCGTGCGACAGCTGTGGTGCTACCGCTACCTGAGGAAGTCAGCTCAGAGCACGGGAAAAGCGGAGAGAGGTATATACGTCGAGAGAACCCTGCTCCGTCTTCAACCCACACTTCACTTCCCccaacacacacacacaagGCGGCACCACAGCATCGCCCGAGCCAGGGAGGCAACGGAGCAGATCCCCTCGAGAACACGCCGTTCTTCCATCCCGTTCGTTCGCATGTACAGAGGGAGATACATGACTGTGTCAACTCCACTGCAGACGGCCCCCAAGGCTTTCCAACCGCGCGCCCCATGCACACAAACGCAAACGCGACTCTCTCCTCTGACAACGTACAATCCACACTACaagggagggagggaggcTGGTGCTGGGTTGGTTTGGTTTGGTGTCAGAGGGTGCTGTACTTCACATGCTCCGATCTGCGATGGAAAGAGTGGTGGTGTGAACAACAGCGGATGGACGACGGCGCCGTGGAACGCGGTGTGTCTTTTTCTCCTAGCTCGCTGATGGGAGGATGGATGTACATGATGGCTAGCGCCTACAAAGCAAGGTGGTGCGTTGCAGCAGTTCATGTCATTCGCACTGCGCCGTGGCCTCGCCTCAATACGTGAAGCGAAAGCCGTGCGTGCGCTCGAGAACCGACTTGCCGCTGCTCTGGCGCGCGTTCGCCGTGTAAAAGTACACGCTGAACAGACCCACGAGGCCGATGATCAGAAGGTGGCTGCCCATCGACACCCACACCGCGGTGGGATAGCGCGGGCTCTCCTGCTGGCGCACAATAAAACTCCCTGCAATGCCGCCCGCGCCGTTGCATGCCGTGACTGCAGCGGCGGTAAACACCCTCTTCCACTGCCCGACGACGTTGTTCGCTTGATACGTCGCCATGGCTGCCCAGTTGGCCACGTACGCTCCTGTCGCGAGATACGTGCCGATCAGGCGCACGGTGACCTGGTCGGCGAAGCCCAGCATCGCGAAGCCGGCAATCAGGGTCAGGCAGTTGAAGGCGATGACGGGCCCGCGCAGTTGCAGTTTGTCACCCGCGTAGGAGGATAGGATGGCAGGGATCACGGCGTAGTAGTATGGCGGTGCGCTGAGCAGGATGGACTCGCCTGTGTTGAAGCCCATGCCGCCCTGCAGGATAATGGGGAGGAAGTAGGACATGGATGTGGAGACAAGGTTTTGCAGGAAGTAGAGGGTGCAGAAGCCGTAGATCTTGATGTCTGTGGCGTGGACGAGGACTTTCTTCCAAGTAAAGGGGTCGGCGTGACTGTCGCCGCGGTCATGCTGGATGCGCGAGCTGGCGACGCGCGACTCGGATTCGGTCAGGAAGTGGAAGGATGTGTGTGAGGTCTCTGGGAAGTCGACCATCCACCAGTAGGCCAGGATGCCGAGGAATGCTGTGATGGCACCCTGCACGATGAACATCCACTGCCAGCCCTTCAACCCACACGAGCCATTCAGCCGGTTGAGGCCGTAATTTACGATGCTGCCGGTGGCTAGGACGGTGACTTCGCCGCTTTGCATGAGCGCAAAGCGGAGTTGTTGTTCTTTGCGCGTGTACCACACACTCAAAAGGTACGTCAGGCCTGGGTAGATGCCAGACATTGCGATTCCAAGAAGGATCCGCAAAGCAATCATCTGCCTCCATGTCTGTACAAACGCGGTGCACAGCGTGATGATGCCGAAGCAGATGGTGATGAACGAGAACCAGATCCGGGGGCCGAACGTGCGGACGGCGATGGTCGAGGGCAGCTGGAAGGCAATGCTAGCGATTGTGAAGATGAAGATTGAGACCGAGTAGCGGTTGCCGACGTCGAGTTCGAGGTCGGAGAGCATGGAGGTTACGGATGCGGAGGAGATGACGCCGCTGTCCAGGAGGTTCAGGCTGCAGAGAATACCTGCGATGGAACACAAGCGGAGATCCACCTTGAGCCTGATTCCATTCCTCCACTTCTCTTCCATTTCGTCTCTCGCGGAAAGTACCGATGCATCGTCGGCGTCTTGCTGCACTTCGCGCACCGACTGCTCCTCGGACGCTTGGCTGGGTGCTCGTTTTGTCATCTCGCCCATATACTTCCTACCAAGCTCCTAACAGGGCGTGCGTATTCCCTGCTCTTAACCGATGTCAATGTCTCTCCAAAGTACGTGTGAAGTAGTACAATGGCGTTGGGTGGATGTCGGTGCAGTACCACGGAAAGCCGCAACCGGAAGCAGACGTCCAAACGCAACTCAATCGTCAACGAGCCGAGGTAACCCGCGAGCCCCTCTTGCTTCATATTGCACTCGGTGCAGGACATCCGTTCATATAAGGAAGGAGTCATGGCGATAAGGATTCCATCCACTTCTATGCATGTACCTCAAAAGTGGTGTGGATCCGACGCCGCTACCGAGGGGGCTCCGCACGTCAGCGTAGCGCCAAATTGCAAAGAGATGACCAATGCGGCCGCCCACGATTTTTCATCGCGGCTTACCAACACGCCATGTGGGTGCGCAACAGCGGAAGCGTTGCGAACAGCTGCGTTTCCAAACTTTTCACATGGTAAGATCAAAGCAGGATGTTCGTATGCACGTGTAGCTGGTCCCATCGAAGATGTCGTGCGTGGATGCAGACACGGCAAATGGCACAAAGCAAGAGTTTGGAGCATCGTTTCGTCAGGAAATTCGTAGTCGTTTCTTCGTAACTGATATAGACACTACATGTAGACCGCTAATCTTCAACTGTTGTCTGCTCATAAGATAGGTGTTGTACAGATGTGCGCTCAAATGTCTGCGGGCTGATTAACATGCAGAAATGATCAATGCTAGACGGAAACACAGATGGAATGACACTCATAAACCTTCGGGCATCGGCGCCGGCGTAGCAACCTCCACCTTGATGCCTACTGGTGGAGGCTCGAGAGGCTCAGCCTCGGGTTCGTGCGCCGGTCGCCCTGGTAGCGGCCTCTCTCTCTGTCTATCCTCGTAGTAGACATAATCGTCCGGACGGCTGTTGTATCTTTGGGGAGGGGGCCGCTCATACACATACGGCTCGTGGTACGGCTCATAACGAGCGGGGCCGGGCTGGCGATAGTCTGCCATGTATGGACGTGGTTGATGATAATCGCCGCGAAATCTGACGATTTCATACTCGGGCTGACCGTATTCATCGTAGTAAATTGGTGGTGGCGGTCCACGAGGTTCGTCATATCGATGATAACGAGGCGGTGAGATGTGGTGCGCACGATCCTGGACGGAAACGTAACCGCGCGGAGGTGGGCGAACAGGTGGGTAGAAGCTTTCTTCGGGAGACGCATGGCCGACGCTGTGGTCCCGCGAGTAGGTGGGCCCATGTGCGCGATCCCGTTCGGTAGTGGGCTGGGGTGTTTCTGCTTCATCGATGCGGCGCCGCTGTTCTTCATATCTGCTCCGTTGAGAACGGGTGATGCTTGGTGCACGACCGTAGGGATCGTCACGGGCTGGGATGCTCATGTAGCGGTAATAACGGGACGGCGTTCGGTGCTCATGCGGGCGGTCTCTACGGCGCTGAGGCATGGGTTGACGTGGAGCACCCACTGAGTCGGGTGTAGGGTTGTGGCGGCCGTTGGGAGGAACCTGATATCCAGAACCATTCGAGACGATCGATGGGGCCGGCTGCGGCACGGTAAGTGGGCGATATTGGCTCTCAGGCTCACTTGGAGGGGGCGGATTTGGTGGCGGAGGTGTATAACGAGAATCATCGTCTTCGTGTGCAGAAACAGAAGGCTTCGAGTCTGGCCGTGGGGGCGGAGGTTCCCCTTCGCTCGCAGGGGGCTGCTCAGGGACGAACTCTTCCAGGAAGCGGTCCGCAGCTGATTGCCCACGAGGCCCACTGGCCTCCCGTGGTCGTGCTTCAGTCGGGTAGTGGTGTCCATGACGTTGGCCATCCTCCTCAGCATACCTGACCTGACGTACATGAGAATTGTACTGTCGGCCATGGCTTGCATAGACGATTTCCTCTGCTGGCGGGCCATAGAAGCGCTCGGTCTCCCGGAAGCCAGTACGACGTCCAGAGTATTCGTCGTAAGCGGGACCTGCGTGAAATACCCGAGGGGTCGGGACATACTCCAGAAATTCTCTAGAACGAGGGTAACCATCCTCTGGTTGGTCTTTGGACTGATTATATTCCGTCAACGCATGTCTCATCGAGGCACAACTGCAGGTTACTTACGTAGTATCTTGGCTCGCCATAGTAGCGCTCTCCTCGCTCGAGCGGGGGGCTATCGCGATGGGAACGCTTCCTGTCCCCAAGGCTTGGGGCTTGGTTGGCTCGATCGGTGGCAGTGGCTGGTCTCTCGGGGCCGTACTCGTCTTCCGCGGGCTTAGAGAGCCGGGGTGACTCGGTACGTGACGCCCCAATGGTTGATGGGCCTGACTTGTCTAGTGCAATGCCTGGAGTACCACTTGCACGGAGGGCGTCTTTGGCTGGTCCAGAGGAAGCAGGTGAGGTCAGTCCATCATCTTCAATCTTGCCGATCGTCGGCAGGGGCAGGGGAAACAAGCTCGGGAAAGTGGTCGCGATCATGAGGAGTTTCTCGTCATCCATACCCGGAGCGTGAATGAGCCCTGAGATGAAGCGCTCGCTGGGGAGTTCGATCATGTCCTCTTTCCAGTCCAGCGTGGTAGAAGCTTGTCCGTAACCAATGCCAGAAGGAACGGCGACCAGGTGCTGGGACCGAAAGTGCGAAAACAAAGTCAAAACAGTATATGTCCTCCTTTCCTCGGGCTTTGAGTAGTAGGCTCCGGTAAGGTGCTGTGCAGACTGGAGCTGACAAGCCTTACAACACAGGCCCGGCGCGTTCTTTAGCGCTTTCGATATCTCATGGTTGGAGAGCGCACCAATGAAGTGGTTCAGATTTGGCTCATAGTTGAACGCGACGTGGAACTTTGAAACGACGCGATGCAACAAGACATAGATCCGAAGGCTG includes the following:
- a CDS encoding cytoskeletal protein binding protein, variant 2, which codes for MLDAGCTPAGAGWVHLSAAGLDVDQRLPFAAAQHEHSHSPHTPVFGPPRPSKQLVRTCSVLARCCSTARALEAQDDPRRPRPRSSSSACASPPSIGIRIPPKPTHTPPPPLSVSHSRCAAPPDATMVFLGIYRALYDYVPQSDNEIALTEGDLLMVVEKSADDDWWKAKKKGHDEEQEEPEGLIPNNYIEEADPVSHAKALYDYTRQTDEELSFQEDAILDVYDVSDPDWALVGFGGDYGFAPANYIELVKGGAPAAAAAAAAATAAPPAPPAATSPGLPNRRAIPAAPESDDEQDPPTPDSPPRPSPAAALAGIIQKKSEQTAPRSTISPPPNVSAAPRKRVQFTPEESDEEAPPPRLPNRRASQTLSPEPQYASARSPSPDRVRSPPTRSRTFDAYDPPPRDPSPNTPLSGSGYHLYNIYEYLTQPGKNKKMPITLGINIPRGMIMMAPEKARDGPQEEWSADKMEYYSQEGKHIFMELKQPSKSVDLHCGAKDTATEIMSALGELAGAAKGAGLREVLAAGSGHSNVQKKGVMLFDFMAQGDDEVTVGLGDEILLLDDSASDEWWKVRRLKNGKEGVVPANYVEITKTVPASTPASVARSGTTAGRSVVDQNRRDEEDMARQASRRDRPRSDARSDQRSSMRESSARDSKSSSSKPSSKSSSKPNASKLRTWTDRSGSFKVEAEFILLKEGKIHLHKVNGVKIAVPVTKMSVEDLEYIEQVTGESLDDDKPLSDIKKKSTLRANERGAASSPGISVQKKPSYDWFDFFLKCGVNPQICERYAQAFEKDQMGEENLPDITPALLRTLGLKEGDILRVTKHLDSHYNRSAGEASAEGAAGGLFSGPGGTLRNNTRKGRPAPPVETSNEIDPKAFEQKSDETVKKPTDATRTPLASAPVPEKRSEAANGFDDNAWDVKPTRQTAPAPATAASPPPAQTAPPAPKPPALTGSMNDLSLLDMPALKPEEMPKAPAPTPAPAPAPAPAEPAPAPAPPSQPTGATMSLFDQVAAIKAMTQPQSMAPPRMRPQAPQQTGPGGLIAPPPQRSTSAPQNPQQNSAFGPPPALMPQLTGYQGNSNMPQMAPPGQSLSDQQNMLNMQRMQQQMTGFPQQNSGYNHFPQNGLIAQPTGFPPPQNGFAPFQQPQPTGFQQPMQTGFGQQGFQQGFGNGSPFADPPRAPFQPQPTGYHSFQPSPLNPQATGVNQFLPPALQPQPTGFGQSPPPMPPMPPMPSMPTAQALVPQKTGPAPAIRFGVQPAKKLAPQPTGKASLANASTSLSRYSFFEHELTCIPAPQNPFGF
- a CDS encoding cytoskeletal protein binding protein, producing MLDAGCTPAGAGWVHLSAAGLDVDQRLPFAAAQHEHSHSPHTPVFGPPRPSKQLVRTCSVLARCCSTARALEAQDDPRRPRPRSSSSACASPPSIGIRIPPKPTHTPPPPLSVSHSRCAAPPDATMVFLGIYRALYDYVPQSDNEIALTEGDLLMVVEKSADDDWWKAKKKGHDEEQEEPEGLIPNNYIEEADPVSHAKALYDYTRQTDEELSFQEDAILDVYDVSDPDWALVGFGGDYGFAPANYIELVKGGAPAAAAAAAAATAAPPAPPAATSPGLPNRRAIPAAPESDDEQDPPTPDSPPRPSPAAALAGIIQKKSEQTAPRSTISPPPNVSAAPRKRVQFTPEESDEEAPPPRLPNRRASQTLSPEPQYASARSPSPDRVRSPPTRSRTFDAYDPPPRDPSPNTPLSGSGYHLYNIYEYLTQPGKNKKMPITLGINIPRGMIMMAPEKARDGPQEEWSADKMEYYSQEGKHIFMELKQPSKSVDLHCGAKDTATEIMSALGELAGAAKGAGLREVLAAGSGHSNVQKKGVMLFDFMAQGDDEVTVGLGDEILLLDDSASDEWWKVRRLKNGKEGVVPANYVEITKTVPASTPASVARSGTTAGRSVVDQNRRDEEDMARQASRRDRPRSDARSDQVGPGLPLPARGSSLLQTSSDHPRPSQRSSMRESSARDSKSSSSKPSSKSSSKPNASKLRTWTDRSGSFKVEAEFILLKEGKIHLHKVNGVKIAVPVTKMSVEDLEYIEQVTGESLDDDKPLSDIKKKSTLRANERGAASSPGISVQKKPSYDWFDFFLKCGVNPQICERYAQAFEKDQMGEENLPDITPALLRTLGLKEGDILRVTKHLDSHYNRSAGEASAEGAAGGLFSGPGGTLRNNTRKGRPAPPVETSNEIDPKAFEQKSDETVKKPTDATRTPLASAPVPEKRSEAANGFDDNAWDVKPTRQTAPAPATAASPPPAQTAPPAPKPPALTGSMNDLSLLDMPALKPEEMPKAPAPTPAPAPAPAPAEPAPAPAPPSQPTGATMSLFDQVAAIKAMTQPQSMAPPRMRPQAPQQTGPGGLIAPPPQRSTSAPQNPQQNSAFGPPPALMPQLTGYQGNSNMPQMAPPGQSLSDQQNMLNMQRMQQQMTGFPQQNSGYNHFPQNGLIAQPTGFPPPQNGFAPFQQPQPTGFQQPMQTGFGQQGFQQGFGNGSPFADPPRAPFQPQPTGYHSFQPSPLNPQATGVNQFLPPALQPQPTGFGQSPPPMPPMPPMPSMPTAQALVPQKTGPAPAIRFGVQPAKKLAPQPTGKASLANATPQNPFGF